From Actinoplanes oblitus, a single genomic window includes:
- a CDS encoding family 43 glycosylhydrolase, which yields MALPVRSSRRPWRLLAAALTAVLGAALTFAVSSVAQAATIDTSASYVLVNRNSGKALDLYNLATNDGAKIVQWARNDQAQQQWQFVDSGGGFYRLKSKLSGKVLDVSGASTADGGAVVQWTDNNATNQQFSVQDVDGYIQLINRNSGKAVEVQGASTADGGAVVQYADWNGANQQWQLVKLGTGGTPSTGTFTNPVVWQDFADGDIIRVGDAYYYSASTMHYSPGAPILRSYDLVNWEYAGHSVPRLDFDSAAYDLNGGRAYVKGIWASAFNYRPSNSTYYWLGCTEFNRTYVYTASAVDGTWSKKARINNCYYDAGLLFDNDTPYVAYGNGTISVAQLSSDLTSQVRAQAVYTTPSSIGTLEGSRMYKRGNYYYIWVTRPANGQYVLRSTSPWGPYEQRQVLLDLPGPISGGGVPHQGGLVQTQNGDWWYMAFTDAYPGGRVPTLAPITWSNDWPVLSTVNGRWGASYPKPAITTSKTVRSMIGPDTFTGGTLDPRWEWNHNPDTSRFSVGNGLRLATATVTGDLYNARNTLTHRIQGPTSTATIELDYSQMANGDRAGLAMLRDSSAWIGIRKDNGATRVSMTNGLTMNSSWATTGTGTEAAGAAVSGGKIWLRVSADIRPGTGRTATFSYSTNGSTFTTLGPAFTLTNAWQFFMGYRLALFNYATQALGGAVTVNRFDLTTP from the coding sequence ATGGCACTACCCGTCCGATCATCCCGCCGGCCGTGGCGGCTGCTCGCCGCGGCCCTGACCGCCGTGCTCGGCGCGGCGCTCACCTTCGCCGTCAGCTCCGTGGCCCAGGCGGCGACGATCGACACGAGCGCCTCCTACGTGCTGGTCAACCGCAACAGTGGCAAGGCGCTGGACCTGTACAACCTGGCCACCAATGACGGGGCCAAGATCGTTCAGTGGGCGCGCAACGACCAGGCGCAGCAGCAGTGGCAGTTCGTCGACTCCGGTGGTGGTTTCTACCGGCTCAAGTCGAAGCTGTCCGGCAAGGTGCTCGACGTCTCCGGCGCCTCCACGGCCGACGGCGGCGCGGTTGTGCAGTGGACCGACAACAACGCCACCAACCAGCAGTTCAGCGTCCAGGACGTGGACGGTTACATCCAGCTGATCAACCGCAACAGCGGCAAGGCCGTCGAGGTGCAGGGCGCCTCCACGGCCGACGGCGGCGCCGTCGTGCAGTACGCCGACTGGAACGGCGCCAACCAGCAGTGGCAGCTCGTCAAGCTCGGCACCGGCGGCACCCCGTCCACCGGCACCTTCACCAACCCGGTGGTGTGGCAGGACTTCGCCGACGGCGACATCATCCGGGTCGGGGACGCCTACTACTACTCGGCGTCGACCATGCACTACTCGCCGGGCGCGCCGATCCTGCGCTCCTACGACCTGGTGAACTGGGAGTACGCGGGACACTCGGTGCCCCGGCTGGACTTCGACTCGGCGGCCTACGACCTCAACGGCGGGCGCGCGTACGTCAAGGGCATCTGGGCGTCCGCGTTCAACTACCGGCCCAGCAACAGCACCTACTACTGGCTGGGTTGCACCGAGTTCAACCGCACCTACGTCTACACCGCGTCGGCTGTCGACGGCACCTGGTCGAAGAAGGCCCGGATCAACAACTGCTACTACGACGCCGGCCTGCTGTTCGACAATGACACCCCGTACGTCGCGTACGGCAACGGGACGATCAGCGTCGCCCAGCTCTCCAGCGACCTCACCTCCCAGGTGCGCGCGCAGGCCGTCTACACCACGCCGTCGAGCATCGGCACCCTCGAGGGCTCCCGGATGTACAAGCGCGGCAACTACTACTACATCTGGGTGACCCGCCCGGCCAACGGCCAGTACGTGCTGCGCTCGACCAGCCCCTGGGGCCCGTACGAGCAACGCCAGGTCCTGCTCGACCTGCCCGGCCCGATCTCCGGCGGCGGGGTCCCGCACCAGGGCGGCCTGGTGCAGACCCAGAACGGCGACTGGTGGTACATGGCGTTCACCGACGCGTACCCCGGCGGCCGGGTGCCGACGCTGGCCCCGATCACCTGGAGCAACGACTGGCCGGTGCTGAGCACCGTCAACGGCCGGTGGGGCGCGAGCTACCCGAAGCCGGCCATCACCACGTCGAAGACGGTGCGCTCGATGATCGGGCCGGACACCTTCACCGGCGGCACGCTGGACCCGCGCTGGGAGTGGAACCACAACCCGGACACCAGCCGGTTCAGCGTCGGCAACGGGCTGCGGCTGGCCACCGCCACTGTCACCGGCGACCTCTACAACGCCCGTAACACGCTCACCCACCGGATCCAGGGCCCCACCTCGACCGCCACCATCGAGCTGGACTACTCGCAGATGGCCAACGGCGACCGGGCCGGGCTGGCGATGCTGCGCGACTCGTCGGCCTGGATCGGCATCCGCAAGGACAACGGCGCCACCCGGGTGTCGATGACCAACGGGCTGACCATGAACTCCAGCTGGGCGACCACCGGCACCGGCACCGAGGCGGCCGGCGCCGCGGTGAGCGGCGGCAAGATCTGGCTGCGGGTCAGCGCCGACATCAGGCCCGGCACCGGGCGCACCGCCACCTTCTCCTACAGCACCAACGGCAGCACCTTCACCACCCTCGGGCCGGCGTTCACCCTCACCAACGCCTGGCAGTTCTTCATGGGCTACCGCTTGGCCCTGTTCAACTACGCCACCCAGGCCCTGGGCGGCGCGGTCACGGTCAACCGCTTCGACCTGACCACACCCTGA